A DNA window from Halomonas zincidurans B6 contains the following coding sequences:
- a CDS encoding glycerophosphodiester phosphodiesterase family protein yields MTHTEAEADDHAPPALIAHRGLSAHAPENTLAAVQAAHEAGCGWVELDVQLLGDGTPVIWHDSGLKRCAGVGGRLSRLDLAAARRLDAGRWFSPAFAGEGMATLDEMLALIERLGMGLNLEIKVGRGRDAEALVAAALPPTLQRLPSERLIVSSFDIRALRALRGMQPDARRLRLGLLYDRAPRTWLAQAEALDAYSLHVDWHRLKPALARSIAASPYRLLCYTVNERNVYQRLRAWGVDGAISDDPLRLDPEYARLASAD; encoded by the coding sequence ATGACGCACACCGAAGCCGAAGCGGATGACCACGCCCCACCGGCGCTGATCGCCCATCGCGGGCTATCGGCGCACGCGCCCGAGAACACCCTGGCCGCGGTGCAGGCGGCCCACGAGGCCGGCTGCGGCTGGGTCGAGCTCGACGTCCAGTTGCTCGGCGACGGTACTCCGGTGATCTGGCACGACAGCGGATTGAAACGCTGCGCCGGGGTCGGCGGACGCCTGAGCCGGCTCGATCTGGCGGCGGCCCGACGACTCGACGCCGGCCGCTGGTTCTCGCCGGCGTTTGCCGGCGAGGGCATGGCGACGCTCGACGAAATGCTGGCGCTGATCGAGCGTCTCGGAATGGGCCTCAACCTGGAGATCAAGGTCGGGCGCGGTCGCGATGCAGAGGCGCTGGTCGCCGCCGCCCTGCCCCCCACGCTGCAACGCCTGCCCAGCGAACGGTTGATCGTCTCGTCATTCGATATCCGCGCGCTGCGCGCCTTGCGGGGCATGCAGCCGGATGCACGGCGACTGCGCCTGGGCCTGCTCTACGACAGAGCGCCCCGCACCTGGCTGGCGCAGGCCGAAGCGCTCGACGCCTACAGCCTGCACGTCGACTGGCATCGCCTGAAGCCGGCGCTTGCGCGAAGCATCGCCGCCAGCCCCTATCGGTTGCTGTGCTACACCGTCAACGAGCGCAACGTCTATCAGCGGTTGCGCGCCTGGGGTGTCGACGGCGCGATCAGCGACGATCCGCTGCGTCTCGACCCGGAATATGCGCGGCTTGCCAGCGCCGATTGA